The following proteins are co-located in the Vigna angularis cultivar LongXiaoDou No.4 chromosome 2, ASM1680809v1, whole genome shotgun sequence genome:
- the LOC108323220 gene encoding protein root UVB sensitive 2, chloroplastic isoform X2, with amino-acid sequence MDMEKKEGKASLLWFETSDSVCRQHQFEPDGRLSVVIVGDSRPFYQRVVGAFMNKFYPSGYPYSVNEGYLRYTQFRALQHVTRAALSVLSTQSLLFAAGLRPTPAQATAVSWILKDGMQHVGKVICSNWGARMDSEPKRWRLLADVLYDIGIGLEVLSPLCPHLFLEVAGLGNFAKGIAVVAARATRLPIYSSFAREGNLSDLFAKGEAFSTLFSVIGIGVGIQLASTICASMQGKLVAGPLLSIIHLYSVSEEMRATPINTLNPRRTAMVVDDFLKAGVVSSPSDLRYRENLLFNLQLKEDTGNVKVGKAVHKAIRPSRLLELKQVFHEEKFLLNFGNKCVDMVLEQDASGEDALRGWLVAAYAAQVVSSSRHELSASIMHEAYHKMNGVFPIFLKELQNKGWHTDRFLDGTGSRFAL; translated from the exons ATGGATATG GAGAAGAAAGAGGGTAAAGCCTCCCTGTTGTGGTTCGAAACCTCGGACTCTGTTTGTCGCCAACACCAGTTTGAGCCCGATGGTCGACTCTCC GTTGTGATTGTTGGTGATTCCAGGCCCTTCTACCAAAGGGTGGTTGGAGCtttcatgaataaattttaTCCCTCGGGATATCCATAcag TGTGAATGAAGGCTACCTTAGATACACACAGTTTCGAGCCCTGCAACATGTTACCAGGGCAGCGCTATCGGTGCTATCAACTCAG TCCTTACTATTTGCTGCAGGGTTGCGGCCCACTCCTGCACAAGCGACAGCTGTTAGTTGG ATTTTGAAGGATGGAATGCAACATGTGGGGAAGGTGATCTGTAGCAATTGGGGTGCTAGAATGGATTCTGAGCCTAAACGTTGGAGACTGCTAG CTGATGTTCTCTATGATATAGGCATTGGCTTAGAAGTTCTTTCTCCATTATGCCCACATCTTTTTCTTGAAGTGGCAGGCTTGGGAAATTTTGCAAAG GGGATAGCAGTTGTTGCAGCAAGAGCAACAAGGTTGCCCATATATTCTTCATTTGCTAGAGAAGGAAATCTCAGCGACCTATTTGCTAAAGGGGAGGCTTTCTCAACTCTCTTTAGTGTTATAGGAATTGGAGTTGGAATTCAATTAGCATCTACTATCTGCGCATCAATGCAGGGAAAG TTGGTTGCGGGTCCTCTCCTTTCAATTATACATTTATACAGCGTGTCTGAAGAAATGAGAGCAACTCCTATCAATACCTTGAATCCACGAAGAACTGCAATGGTGGTGGATGATTTTCTCAAG GCAGGAGTTGTATCAAGCCCTTCTGATCTAAGATATAGGGAAAATCTGCTGTTTAATCTGCAACTCAAAGAAGATACGGGAAATGTAAAAGTGGGGAAGGCTGTGCACAAGGCCATTAGGCCTTCCAGGCTTCTTGAATTGAAACAAGTGTTCCATGAGGAGAAGTTTCTTTTAAACTTTGGGAATAAATGCGTTGACATGGTATTGGAGCAAGATGCTAGTGGTGAAGATGCATTGAGAGGGTGGCTAGTTGCTGCATATGCTGCACAAGTTGTGAGTTCCTCTCGTCATGAGCTCAGTGCTAGTATCATGCACGAGGCTTATCATAAAATGAATGGTGTGTTTCCTATATTCTTGAAAGAATTACAGAACAAAGGGTGGCACACTGATCGGTTTTTGGATGGAACTGGGAGCCGTTTTGCATTATAA
- the LOC108323220 gene encoding protein root UVB sensitive 2, chloroplastic isoform X1 — MDMEKKEGKASLLWFETSDSVCRQHQFEPDGRLSVVIVGDSRPFYQRVVGAFMNKFYPSGYPYSVNEGYLRYTQFRALQHVTRAALSVLSTQSLLFAAGLRPTPAQATAVSWILKDGMQHVGKVICSNWGARMDSEPKRWRLLGLHVGCFILSAADVLYDIGIGLEVLSPLCPHLFLEVAGLGNFAKGIAVVAARATRLPIYSSFAREGNLSDLFAKGEAFSTLFSVIGIGVGIQLASTICASMQGKLVAGPLLSIIHLYSVSEEMRATPINTLNPRRTAMVVDDFLKAGVVSSPSDLRYRENLLFNLQLKEDTGNVKVGKAVHKAIRPSRLLELKQVFHEEKFLLNFGNKCVDMVLEQDASGEDALRGWLVAAYAAQVVSSSRHELSASIMHEAYHKMNGVFPIFLKELQNKGWHTDRFLDGTGSRFAL; from the exons ATGGATATG GAGAAGAAAGAGGGTAAAGCCTCCCTGTTGTGGTTCGAAACCTCGGACTCTGTTTGTCGCCAACACCAGTTTGAGCCCGATGGTCGACTCTCC GTTGTGATTGTTGGTGATTCCAGGCCCTTCTACCAAAGGGTGGTTGGAGCtttcatgaataaattttaTCCCTCGGGATATCCATAcag TGTGAATGAAGGCTACCTTAGATACACACAGTTTCGAGCCCTGCAACATGTTACCAGGGCAGCGCTATCGGTGCTATCAACTCAG TCCTTACTATTTGCTGCAGGGTTGCGGCCCACTCCTGCACAAGCGACAGCTGTTAGTTGG ATTTTGAAGGATGGAATGCAACATGTGGGGAAGGTGATCTGTAGCAATTGGGGTGCTAGAATGGATTCTGAGCCTAAACGTTGGAGACTGCTAGGTTTGCATGTGGGCTG CTTTATACTTTCTGCAGCTGATGTTCTCTATGATATAGGCATTGGCTTAGAAGTTCTTTCTCCATTATGCCCACATCTTTTTCTTGAAGTGGCAGGCTTGGGAAATTTTGCAAAG GGGATAGCAGTTGTTGCAGCAAGAGCAACAAGGTTGCCCATATATTCTTCATTTGCTAGAGAAGGAAATCTCAGCGACCTATTTGCTAAAGGGGAGGCTTTCTCAACTCTCTTTAGTGTTATAGGAATTGGAGTTGGAATTCAATTAGCATCTACTATCTGCGCATCAATGCAGGGAAAG TTGGTTGCGGGTCCTCTCCTTTCAATTATACATTTATACAGCGTGTCTGAAGAAATGAGAGCAACTCCTATCAATACCTTGAATCCACGAAGAACTGCAATGGTGGTGGATGATTTTCTCAAG GCAGGAGTTGTATCAAGCCCTTCTGATCTAAGATATAGGGAAAATCTGCTGTTTAATCTGCAACTCAAAGAAGATACGGGAAATGTAAAAGTGGGGAAGGCTGTGCACAAGGCCATTAGGCCTTCCAGGCTTCTTGAATTGAAACAAGTGTTCCATGAGGAGAAGTTTCTTTTAAACTTTGGGAATAAATGCGTTGACATGGTATTGGAGCAAGATGCTAGTGGTGAAGATGCATTGAGAGGGTGGCTAGTTGCTGCATATGCTGCACAAGTTGTGAGTTCCTCTCGTCATGAGCTCAGTGCTAGTATCATGCACGAGGCTTATCATAAAATGAATGGTGTGTTTCCTATATTCTTGAAAGAATTACAGAACAAAGGGTGGCACACTGATCGGTTTTTGGATGGAACTGGGAGCCGTTTTGCATTATAA
- the LOC108323220 gene encoding protein root UVB sensitive 2, chloroplastic isoform X3, translated as MNKFYPSGYPYSVNEGYLRYTQFRALQHVTRAALSVLSTQSLLFAAGLRPTPAQATAVSWILKDGMQHVGKVICSNWGARMDSEPKRWRLLGLHVGCFILSAADVLYDIGIGLEVLSPLCPHLFLEVAGLGNFAKGIAVVAARATRLPIYSSFAREGNLSDLFAKGEAFSTLFSVIGIGVGIQLASTICASMQGKLVAGPLLSIIHLYSVSEEMRATPINTLNPRRTAMVVDDFLKAGVVSSPSDLRYRENLLFNLQLKEDTGNVKVGKAVHKAIRPSRLLELKQVFHEEKFLLNFGNKCVDMVLEQDASGEDALRGWLVAAYAAQVVSSSRHELSASIMHEAYHKMNGVFPIFLKELQNKGWHTDRFLDGTGSRFAL; from the exons atgaataaattttaTCCCTCGGGATATCCATAcag TGTGAATGAAGGCTACCTTAGATACACACAGTTTCGAGCCCTGCAACATGTTACCAGGGCAGCGCTATCGGTGCTATCAACTCAG TCCTTACTATTTGCTGCAGGGTTGCGGCCCACTCCTGCACAAGCGACAGCTGTTAGTTGG ATTTTGAAGGATGGAATGCAACATGTGGGGAAGGTGATCTGTAGCAATTGGGGTGCTAGAATGGATTCTGAGCCTAAACGTTGGAGACTGCTAGGTTTGCATGTGGGCTG CTTTATACTTTCTGCAGCTGATGTTCTCTATGATATAGGCATTGGCTTAGAAGTTCTTTCTCCATTATGCCCACATCTTTTTCTTGAAGTGGCAGGCTTGGGAAATTTTGCAAAG GGGATAGCAGTTGTTGCAGCAAGAGCAACAAGGTTGCCCATATATTCTTCATTTGCTAGAGAAGGAAATCTCAGCGACCTATTTGCTAAAGGGGAGGCTTTCTCAACTCTCTTTAGTGTTATAGGAATTGGAGTTGGAATTCAATTAGCATCTACTATCTGCGCATCAATGCAGGGAAAG TTGGTTGCGGGTCCTCTCCTTTCAATTATACATTTATACAGCGTGTCTGAAGAAATGAGAGCAACTCCTATCAATACCTTGAATCCACGAAGAACTGCAATGGTGGTGGATGATTTTCTCAAG GCAGGAGTTGTATCAAGCCCTTCTGATCTAAGATATAGGGAAAATCTGCTGTTTAATCTGCAACTCAAAGAAGATACGGGAAATGTAAAAGTGGGGAAGGCTGTGCACAAGGCCATTAGGCCTTCCAGGCTTCTTGAATTGAAACAAGTGTTCCATGAGGAGAAGTTTCTTTTAAACTTTGGGAATAAATGCGTTGACATGGTATTGGAGCAAGATGCTAGTGGTGAAGATGCATTGAGAGGGTGGCTAGTTGCTGCATATGCTGCACAAGTTGTGAGTTCCTCTCGTCATGAGCTCAGTGCTAGTATCATGCACGAGGCTTATCATAAAATGAATGGTGTGTTTCCTATATTCTTGAAAGAATTACAGAACAAAGGGTGGCACACTGATCGGTTTTTGGATGGAACTGGGAGCCGTTTTGCATTATAA